From the Bacteroidia bacterium genome, one window contains:
- a CDS encoding metal-dependent transcriptional regulator — protein sequence MYSFTEENYLKALFNLADKNGEANVKELSKHLDIKMSTVTSMMKKLAEKGMVHYKSYQPLHLTEKGKKEAGLIIRKHRLTEMFLFEKMGFGWEEVHAIAEQIEHIHSSVFFDKMDGLLGFPKTDPHGAPIPDKNGKITWKEYKSLSDCKAGETVKICAVINSSDDFLRFLNSRNLHLGLKIKIHSIETFDKSMVISYGKKSAETLSYTASEKLLVDKV from the coding sequence AAAGCCCTCTTTAACCTCGCCGACAAAAATGGCGAAGCAAACGTGAAAGAATTGTCCAAACATTTGGATATAAAAATGTCTACCGTTACCAGCATGATGAAGAAACTGGCGGAAAAAGGAATGGTGCATTACAAAAGCTATCAACCGCTTCATCTCACTGAAAAAGGAAAAAAAGAAGCTGGATTAATTATTCGCAAACATCGGTTAACCGAAATGTTTTTATTTGAAAAGATGGGATTTGGTTGGGAAGAAGTGCATGCCATTGCGGAACAAATTGAACACATTCATTCGTCTGTTTTTTTTGATAAAATGGATGGTTTACTCGGCTTTCCGAAAACAGATCCTCACGGCGCTCCCATTCCGGATAAAAACGGAAAGATTACGTGGAAAGAATACAAATCGTTGAGCGATTGCAAAGCGGGAGAAACCGTTAAAATATGCGCTGTCATTAATTCGTCTGACGATTTCCTTCGTTTCTTAAACAGCCGGAATCTTCACCTCGGATTAAAAATAAAAATACATTCCATCGAAACGTTTGATAAAAGTATGGTGATTAGCTACGGAAAGAAAAGTGCCGAAACGCTTAGCTACACAGCTTCCGAAAAATTATTGGTGGACAAAGTTTGA